The window TGTTTGTCCTGTGTGACTCTCCGTAGAGTTCCGCTCATCTCCTGACATGACAGCTGAGCAACCGCCAGATCATCCTCAGACCTGAATGCATACAAACACAGGCAACATACTAATTTGTCAAAACGGGACTGGGCTCCTCAGCAAACATTTTGGCctcacatactgtatatattaggatttaataaaaaaaaaactctagaAAGTTAGCAAAATGCATGGATAAATCATACAAATAgtcagatgtttttattttaaaagggaCCGTTTTTTCCACAGAGCTCTAATTGATCCAGAATGTGTGATTATGAATACTGTATCTCACCTTGATAAATTCACTTTCAGATGGATTATCTCGTCTTGTTGCTGCTGGATGAGCTTTTGAGACTCCGCCATCTGGGCGTTTTTCTCCTCAATCTGTTGGCAATATCTCTGGTTTTCGGTCTGCAGTCAATACAGCAGAGCAAGAAATTATTTCTGGTTCTTTGTGATTGTGCCTGTGACAGCAATGTTGTGATTACTTCAATTGCTGATGCACAAAAACATGGAGAGCGATACAGACATGCATTTGGTAAACTGTGTTTAGCAGTTTAAGAAACACCTTCGGACTTTGTTGGTGATAACAAAAACAGCTTCTCACCTCAAGTTGTTCACGTTTCTGTTCCAGGTCGTCCATTTTCACCTGCTCCCGTGTCAGCAATAATTTCACTTCCTGTAACTCTTGAGTCACAACCTGAATGCGGACAAACACCACAGAATCATCAACTGCTTCGCTGGCTGGAACTAGAACTTAGAATGTTCACAACCAGGGTGCTCAAGAGAAAAAAAGGCAGAGTAAACAGTAAAATAGTTTATCAGAAGAAATATCATAGCATAAATACAAACACTACAGgctgatgacaaaaaaatatcaCTTCACCACATGCTTGATTATGTTTGTTTCTTACACTGAAATGTTTGTGACTAACCTCGAGCTGGCTGCTGTGGCTCATGGATTGGCTGccgagctggaggtggagggcCTGAATCTCCCCGTGACTTGCCTCCTGTGCAGATTCTGCTTCTTGTTGGGATTTATCCAATTCTTCCTGAAGCTCCTGCTTGGTTTCCAACAGTCTTTCCTCGTCAGTGAGCTGATCAAGCAGTCGTATGTTCTCCTGACGAAGCTGCTCGATGCAGACATTCAGCCTTTCTGCCTCCTGAGttgtcttctcctccagcttggTTGACGAGTCCTCCCAGCGGAGACGTGCTTCTTCATTCTCAGCGGTGAGCATACAAACACGGACACCAAGTTCAGCTGTTTCTGTGCTTGCTCTATGGAGGGCCTCGCTGGATTCACTGTTCTCCACACACAATGCATCATAATACAGCTTCAGTTTATTGAACCCCTCTGTGGAGGCCGTCACCTCTGCAGCTAGGCGTGCTCGAGCCTGTGCCTCGCCGTCACGCTCCCGGATTAAAATCTCCTCTCGCTCCTGGGATCTAAGAATCTCATCCAAATGCCGGCggttcagctcctccacctgggCTTTGAGTTGATCTGTTAAGTCTCGGAGGTCTTCTCTGGAGGACTCTGTCAATTCTTGCAGTGCCTCAActttcatcctctcctcagTTCTTGCAAGAAGCTGAGCCCTGAGCTCCACTACCTCTTCCTGGAGCCTTTGTACCTCTCTCAGGTTGTGTTCTAGTTGAGCCTCTGCTATAACTAGCTTGAAAGGCATCTCTTTAGTTTCCACTGAGCATGTCTGATGCTCATCTTGAAGTGTTTGCATTTTTTCATTGTTCTCTGCAGCTCCTTTTTCATTGTTCAGTTC of the Brachionichthys hirsutus isolate HB-005 unplaced genomic scaffold, CSIRO-AGI_Bhir_v1 contig_272, whole genome shotgun sequence genome contains:
- the LOC137916863 gene encoding FYVE and coiled-coil domain-containing protein 1-like, yielding CGLLQVRVGEPDSRTGELNNEKGAAENNEKMQTLQDEHQTCSVETKEMPFKLVIAEAQLEHNLREVQRLQEEVVELRAQLLARTEERMKVEALQELTESSREDLRDLTDQLKAQVEELNRRHLDEILRSQEREEILIRERDGEAQARARLAAEVTASTEGFNKLKLYYDALCVENSESSEALHRASTETAELGVRVCMLTAENEEARLRWEDSSTKLEEKTTQEAERLNVCIEQLRQENIRLLDQLTDEERLLETKQELQEELDKSQQEAESAQEASHGEIQALHLQLGSQSMSHSSQLEVVTQELQEVKLLLTREQVKMDDLEQKREQLETENQRYCQQIEEKNAQMAESQKLIQQQQDEIIHLKVNLSRSEDDLAVAQLSCQEMSGTLRRVTQDKQSFDLRTAAELDDLYRTKINLEERLVELIREKDALWQKTDALEFEQKLRDEETERDVNYCLGCHSQFSWWIRKYNCRLCGRPFCYNCCSNTVSTQQGGSKERCCARCSSQRSAVAERHPQEEQTTSTPETPFSRLLQAGRALTSISGSGEDGKQDDGVFDIITEEEVSGVFDSDSLSFATACSSENGQQRAAQSLTSTGDIPSEETEDTSPAVQDAEICLLKSGELTLSGRFAVEDISQFGDEARELFIKSSCYSTILFTMSSPGPTVSWTFTSEPKSISFSVVYRETTETPLEQAKVLIPLTRCNSHKETIQGELKVRNPGEYILIFDNSFSRFISKKVLYHLSLDKPVVYDGTDLL